In Cryptomeria japonica chromosome 5, Sugi_1.0, whole genome shotgun sequence, the genomic window AACCAAGTTTCTTGTATTAGTATTTTTATATACAAGGAGCTTTCGTGATAAGAAATATTGGACATAGAATTTCTTTCCACAATCTTGAATTGTTGATGAACATTTTCAACcattaattttaatatttgttcCTTGTTATAGAAAACACAGATTCAATATCATAAAACAATTCATATTAAATaaacaatatataataaaataattcataataaataaaaaatatctaatgtttataaatatttcatGTGAAATTCTGATCTTGTGAAAGAGTTCTAACAATTATTTATTGAAACAAAGATCTCATAGACAAAACTATTAACAtccattaatttttattttttataagaccacccacttatttatttatttatatataattttaagatATCATAAAATTCCATTTCTTTAAAGAACTCAATTTAATAACTaacattaattgaaattcaaaCACGATTGAGAAAACTCATATAAGAGTACCCACCTTAAAATACATCCTAGCTTTTACTTCAAGCTTAAAATGCATACCCTGTTTACATTATTCTACAACACTGTCATTGCTATCGCTATCAGTCTCGGTTCGGTTGACTTGGTTATCTACGAATGCAGAATTCAGCATCTGCGGAGTTTGAGGTTCCATCTTCCCTTCCAGCATCCGCACTACTTGTTCCATGCTTGGCCTCCCCTCCTCCTCCCTTTCTATGCATAATAACCCTACAACGCTTGctcttctcacctcttcaacatctgCCTCCGCTGCAACACTTTCGTCCACAATATTAATCATCTTCCCCTGGCAAATTTGGGCTGCAGCCCATGCGGGAAAGTAATACTGACTTGAATCTTGCACGTTTAAATCCAGACTTCTTCGGCCAGAAATTATTTCCAAGAGCGTTATACCAAAACTGTACACATCAACTTTGGAAGTGATGGGAAGACCGGAGATCCACTCAGGAGCCAAATACCCTCTCGTTCCTCTTGTTGTTGTTAGTACGTTGCTGAAATCTCTACCCACAAGCTTTGACAACCCAAAATCTGCTAACTTGGGTGAAAAATTACAATCGAGAGTATGTTCTCGGGCTTTATATCTCCATGAATGATGCGATCTCTACATTCCTCATGGAGATAAACTAAACCTCGTGCAGTCCCTAAAGCGATCTGGAATCGGATCTTCCAGTCGAGTACCTTTGGTTTACTTCTGGAGTTACTTTCATCGAGAAAGCCTAAAGCGATCTGGAATCGGGTCTTCCAGTCGTGTACCTTTGGTTTACTTTTGAACAGCAAGGAATTTAGAGAGCCATTGGGCATGTAATCATAAACCAACAACCTTTTGGATCCTTCAGCACAAAACCCTCGAAGCCTGATCAAATTCCCATGTTGTATGCTGCCAAGAGAACTGATTTCCGCTCGAAATTGCTTATCTTGTTGTTTTGAACCTTCCAATTTCTTTACGGCCACAAGCGTGCCGTCTGGTAGAGATCCTTTGAACACTGAGCCGAATCCTCCGCTCCCCAACTTAGACCTAAAATTCCTTGTTGCAATCTTCAACTCCTTGTAGCTAAACGTTCTAAGTGAAGGGCCTGAGGAATCTTCAATTGTGTCCATTGGTTGTCGTAGCCGATACCTTTGCCAcattaaaaataaaaagataatcaAAGCGAGGGTGAGAGCACTCACAATAATTATGGTTTTCAGTTTGGAGGACGGTGGTTTATGAAGCTTTGGAAGTGCAGAGGCAGCCACTCGAATGGAGATAGTCGATCTGCTGTTTTGGATGTTTAGCAAATCTCCTGACCAGATTTTGCAGGGTCCTGAAGGAGAATTGAAAGTAAACGCAGTGCACGAGCAGTTGCGGAGGCAGGCTTTCTGGCAATCTTCCTTTGTGGGTGCAGGGTATGACGAAGCTGAATCATCAGGCAACGTTACACCAGAGTCGATAAATTTGTCAGGGCTGCCTTTTTGGGTACTGCAGTTTAATGGGCTCTGCCGAACACAGCCACTTGACCACCAGTCATGTGAGTCCCAGGCACGCTTGTCTGCCGGTGAGAAACCTCCCATGCAGCTGCAGAACTGAAGATTGTTGGAGTTACAGCTTCCATAAGCGCCACAAACACCATATACGTCGCATTGATCTCTGGGGCGACTCACTACCATGATTGGTTTAGGTTTATCATACAAACAAAATATTTGTATTGCTCCGGAATTTAGTTTTAGAAAACATGAGACCAACTTCAGCACTGTATAACTAAAATACAAACCAGAGCTAGTACTTTTATGGCTGATATTGTACAAGTCTCCATTTACCAGTTCAGGAAGCCCACTGAAAATTTTCCCGTCCCAAGTTCCACTCTTCCAATACTGAACAGAATTGTTCCATGTTAGCACGAATTCTCTAGCTCCAGATGGATCCAACTGAATGGAGAAAAGCCCAGGAGCGGGATCCATTGAGTTTTTCCAACTGATTAACTTTTGCTGTTCACTGAGCCACATCCCGGGCAACACGGTATCTACAGGAAAGTCGAAACTCTGCCAAAGAGTCTCAGATTCATTGTAGTTGCTCAGCATCAAAAAATTACCAGAATCTAACAGCACAGCCCGCGACGGCTTGTTCGATACATTGGCCGACCAAAGAGACGTGCCCTCTGCATCAAAAAGTCCCAGATTACCTTGTTTTGACAGCTTCAAAACGCCAGGCTTGTTTTTTGCCGGGCTCTCCCTATTAGCCACCCAAACAACGGCCTCCTTTGATAATATAGCATACCAGATGCCAAGATACCAGTTATTGCTTCCGTTTGGGCTGAAAAATCCCAATTCAAACGTGCCATTCTGTGATATTATTGTCTGATTTCCAAAAAGCGAGGCGCCCAAGAGAAGCGAGTCTCCGCTATCAGTACCAGTAGATAACGCATGACAATTGGAAACTATAATTAGTACAGTAACAGCGAAGATCATATTCGTCAGTAGACAGTTCCTCCTCATTTCCAAATGCTTAGTATTTCGGCGTCTCTCTTCAGCTCTTAACGTCTTCTGTTCAAAACTAGAAATGGGCGCACCGGTAATTTTGATAGTAGTATGAACTTTAGCGTATCTGGAAAGAGAAGTGGAAGATATAATTAGTAGAGTATCAACAAAGATAAGTATGAAAGGTATCTTTTTACTTTCTATAGCATAAATTAGTTGTGTGTATTATTATTAGTTCCAGTGAATGCTAAGTTTTCATTTGTTTAATcaattcatttgattaaatatagacattagaaattttgagaaaaaatttaaacaaaatttgTTTCATCCATCGAATAAATTGTTATTAAGAAAAGTGGTCGTATTAGAAGTGGACTTTAATTCACCACTTCGAAGAAACAATATTTACGACTTTTTCGGCCCTCTCCCGAACTTTGAAGAATCCCGCACGTTCAATGCTGACTGGCGATGATGAGTATTCACATTGTCTTTGATATAAAGGTATTCACATTGCCTTTGATGTGAAAATTGAATCTTGTCCGTTCTGCGTCTCTTAAAGAACATAAACCAGTAGAGGATTGCAGTCAATTTTTCAAACCAAAAAAATTCCaatccatatcaaagaaaatttgCTGCGAAAGGTTGCTGCTAAATTTGGCAATGGTGAACAGGTGGTCTTTGATTTTTGCAATTTTCTGCCAATTTTCTCATTTTTACGGCGATCAAGAAAGGAATGTGGATCGTTATTGCAGGGTTTGCTTTTTCTATGTCTAGAAAATGTTGGCCATTGTTTTCTTTGGAGCTTTCAAATGTCAACCAGATTATACTTCATCACATGGTTTTTCGTCCGTAATGTGGACTTGTGAAGCCCCATGTCCCTCTTCACTTGATGGTTATTCTATGGTCAAAGGTAATAGTAAGGGTATTTGCTCAGAATTTTGAGGTTGTTTGGTTCATTTTCTCAATTTAATAGTTTTCATGATTAAAGGTAATGGTGATGGTGAGAATAATATATTTGGTTAGATTTTTGAGGTCGATTAGTATTCTTATTCTTTTATgtataatttgtcaaatttaatggTCAAAATCTAATTAAATTTATTCTGTTGTTAAAGGTAATGGTGAGAGTGGCACATTTGATTAGAATTTTGAGGTTGATTAGTATTGTTATTCTTTTATGtacaatttgtcaaatttaatggtcaaaatccaattaaatttatttcGTTGTTAAAGGTAATGGTACGAGTGACACATTTGGTTAGAATTTTGAGGTCGATTAGTATTCTTATTCCTTTATatataatttgtcaaatttaatggtcaaaatccaattaaatttattCTGTTGTTAAAGGTAATGGTAAGAGTGACACATTTGGTTAGAATTTTGAGGTTGATTGGTTCCATTTTGTTGTTTCATGTATAGTTTGTCGTATCTAGTGGTCGATTTCCTTAGCAACAATTGGTTTATGTATAAAGTATTGAACTCAACTATCAATTGTGAGAATTGTTGCTCATCTATCTATAGTTTATAGAATTTAGTAGTCAATTGTTTGAATCCTTTCTTATCTGTGACATATCACAAATTGGGCTACTAATTTTGGGGTAGAGCACACATCTTGAGTAGGTCAACAAAGTTGGGCCATTTTAGGAACTTCATATGAGCACTAGTATGAGAACCTATAATGTGGCACAATGAGGATGATGAAAATCGAGTTATACTTGAATCATAGATGGACTGCTCACCACATCAGTTGGTAGCTTAATGGAACAACACCCAAAAAGAAAATGGGAGGTCCTAAGTTTGATTCCAATTGATCCATGAAAAAGAATGGCATTGGATCCATgttttatttatgtgttttttttgAAGTAAACCATCAATTgtttaaattcttttttatttatgCATAACTTGTAGAATTTAGAGGACAATTTTTGTAATTCTTGCTTATTTATGTTAATTTATCCATCAATTGCCTTAGTTTTTTCAAAATTCTCTTAAAAAATAACTAGGATAATTATgagatgatttttttggatttactTGCATAGTTTGAGTTTATTGAATAATCTTTAGATGAGTAACAACATTTCAAACCTTTGTCTAATTCCCTTTGTTATTTAGAACAAAAAATTGGGTAAAAAGTTTTAGTAAATTAGAAGGGCGGGCATTATTCGTTAGCCTTGAATGCAttctaaaaatgttaaatttgataGTGTATTAAATATTTATGATATTATTATAAATAGTAAAATACAATTGAGTATTTCCTTAAAATAGTTGATAAGATTTGACCTTTCTACCTTTACTGATATTGAGCTGAAGGTTGCATATAcataaatattattataaatagTAAAATACAATTGAGTATTTCCTTAAAATAGTTTGTAAATTTTTAGATAAAAAACTTATAAATTTTCTTAATGGACTTATTTTAAATCTATATAATGatgtttatttttttcaattttttttttattcattttaaattttaaatttagagTTTTATTTCTAAATGCAATAGTTATTCTAACAATAAAAATGAACAATAATAtacatttctttttctttgcaGATATGAATTAGAGAATAATAATAAGAAATATTTTTCTCTTTACTCAAGGTGATGATTTGTTCTAGTACTCAAGACAATATTTAATAATAATCATCATGAAAATTTGATAAAATGTTTATCTTATAGGTAATATGAACTATCAAACTTGTATTAATTTGATCTAGtttgtatttaatttgattaacttTACACATTTAATGATGGATTTATATTCTATGTCAATATCAGTTCATCAAATATGTAATTTTTCTCTAAATGATTTGTTATGTTTATTGAAAATTAGAATGCAAGAGAAAATCTTGTACTATACAAACCATGTTTCGTGATACAAGAATATATTGGTCATACAAAGTTTAATACATGCAAGTAATAAAGTACAAGAATTTTTATCCAAAACTCATTTAATGATTCTAATTACTCATGATGGTTGATGCTAAATCCCCTAAAATGACTTACACACTCACAATCCATAATCAAGATTGCATTTAATCCGTTTCTAATCTAATGATATAATCTTATGTAAATAAGACAAATGTCTTCAAACAATTTGACCACAAATATTCTGAAAAACTATTTATTTTTTACTATTAAATAATGtaaaaaatattgtagtaaaaacaatttcaaataaaatatttcttttaaaatttttacaatttcaaataaaatatttcttcTAAAAATTTTACAATTTCTTAATGATTCAATTTCTAGTAGTAATACTTCGACTCGCGCACACGCGTTCAGATCAGAGGAGATTAGAAAATTGGTGTCCGATTTCTCGGAGTTTCAGCGTTGCTTCTACCATATAATACTGAAATGGAAAGGAACGGTCTCGTATATGAAAAGCAATAATACTGAAATGAAAACCAATAATACTGAAATGGAAAGGAACGGTCTCGTATATGAAAAGCAATAATACTGAAATGAAAACCAATAATACTGAAATGGAAAGGAACGGTCTCGTACCATATGTGATCTTCGCTCTTACTCTCTTTCCTTGGGCACCTCGCTTATTGGAAGTCAGACAATAATTTCGAAGAATGGGACGTTTGAATTGGGTTTTTTCAACCCAAATGGAAGCAATAACTGGTATGTTGGTATCCCAACATAGCTGACGAGATCATCGTTTGGGTGGCTAATAGGAAGAGCCCAACGAAGAACAAGCCTGGCGTTCTGAAGCTGTCAAACGATGGTAATCTTGGACTGTTTGATGCAGAGGGTAACCTTATTCACTTGATTACAATTTTGTTATTTTACTTCGTATGCCTCCTCTTCCTTGACATCTTTTCACTGTGCTAACAAATCCTTAACAGCTGttgctacacctttttctttgggaGTTAATTTATTTACCTGATCATGATAGTGCTTCTATTCCAAACAATTATTTGTCAATCATTCAGCTCTTTTTTT contains:
- the LOC131042223 gene encoding G-type lectin S-receptor-like serine/threonine-protein kinase At2g19130, which gives rise to MIFAVTVLIIVSNCHALSTGTDSGDSLLLGASLFGNQTIISQNGTFELGFFSPNGSNNWYLGIWYAILSKEAVVWVANRESPAKNKPGVLKLSKQGNLGLFDAEGTSLWSANVSNKPSRAVLLDSGNFLMLSNYNESETLWQSFDFPVDTVLPGMWLSEQQKLISWKNSMDPAPGLFSIQLDPSGAREFVLTWNNSVQYWKSGTWDGKIFSGLPELVNGDLYNISHKSTSSGLYFSYTVLKLVSCFLKLNSGAIQIFCLYDKPKPIMVVSRPRDQCDVYGVCGAYGSCNSNNLQFCSCMGGFSPADKRAWDSHDWWSSGCVRQSPLNCSTQKGSPDKFIDSGVTLPDDSASSYPAPTKEDCQKACLRNCSCTAFTFNSPSGPCKIWSGDLLNIQNSRSTISIRVAASALPKLHKPPSSKLKTIIIVSALTLALIIFLFLMWQRYRLRQPMDTIEDSSGPSLRTFSYKELKIATRNFRSKLGSGGFGSVFKGSLPDGTLVAVKKLEGSKQQDKQFRAEISSLGSIQHGNLIRLRGFCAEGSKRLLVYDYMPNGSLNSLLFKSKPKVHDWKTRFQIALGFLDESNSRSKPKVLDWKIRFQIALGTARDFGLSKLVGRDFSNVLTTTRGTRGYLAPEWISGLPITSKVDVYSFGITLLEIISGRRSLDLNVQDSSQYYFPAWAAAQICQGKMINIVDESVAAEADVEEVRRASVVGLLCIEREEEGRPSMEQVVRMLEGKMEPQTPQMLNSAFVDNQVNRTETDSDSNDSVVE